One Vibrio campbellii CAIM 519 = NBRC 15631 = ATCC 25920 genomic window carries:
- a CDS encoding HAD family hydrolase yields the protein MLKAIFFDMDETLCGTSQADKIAGQEFADWIAQTYPQITDSTAFVQRYLQGVYKKLNDEFPQLIALLPDENAFRCGLIQSILAEQGIEIDAEQAQQAQSFFDSARMGAFTFFPGVKEMLTKLRQHYKLVVITNGPIFSQHPKLKATQMSEWVDHIIVGGEEPEEKPAASIFHKALNLADVKPEEAIHIGDSLPADIAGANNMGILSVWVNEAGAANPTDIKPSYEVKETVELKEILKTLAQ from the coding sequence ATGCTTAAAGCGATATTTTTTGATATGGACGAGACTTTATGTGGCACATCTCAAGCCGATAAAATAGCAGGACAAGAGTTTGCGGACTGGATTGCTCAAACTTACCCTCAGATCACTGACTCCACAGCCTTTGTGCAACGCTACTTACAAGGTGTGTATAAGAAGCTAAACGACGAATTCCCTCAGCTTATTGCTCTATTGCCAGACGAAAATGCGTTCCGCTGCGGTTTAATCCAAAGCATCTTGGCAGAACAAGGTATCGAGATCGATGCAGAACAAGCGCAGCAGGCACAAAGCTTCTTCGATTCAGCTCGAATGGGGGCTTTTACCTTCTTCCCAGGCGTGAAGGAAATGCTGACTAAGCTACGCCAACACTACAAATTGGTGGTAATCACTAACGGCCCTATCTTCTCGCAGCATCCAAAGCTCAAAGCGACACAAATGAGTGAATGGGTGGATCACATCATCGTGGGTGGCGAAGAGCCAGAAGAGAAGCCTGCGGCAAGCATCTTCCACAAAGCACTCAACCTTGCAGATGTAAAACCAGAAGAGGCGATTCATATTGGCGACTCTCTACCAGCAGATATCGCGGGTGCCAACAATATGGGCATTCTGAGTGTATGGGTTAACGAGGCAGGCGCAGCGAATCCAACCGATATCAAACCAAGCTATGAAGTGAAAGAGACGGTTGAGCTCAAAGAAATTCTAAAAACGCTCGCTCAATAA